Genomic segment of Streptococcus australis:
TGAGTCTACACTTGTTACCCAGAGACGCAAGATTTCCGCACCAAATTGTTTTTCAACATCGCTTGGAGCAATGGTATTTCCAAGAGATTTAGACATCTTCTCACCTTTACCGTCAAGGGCAAATCCTTGTGACAAGATTTGTTTGTATGGGGCCACGCCATGGTTGGCAACAGATGTGATCAGTGATGAGTTGAACCAACCACGGTACTGGTCAGAACCTTCTAGGTAAAGATCTGCTGGGTAAGTCAACTCTGGACGGTTTACCACAACTCCATTCCATGATGAACCTGAGTCAAACCAAACGTCCATGATGTCTGTTTCTTTCTTGAACTCACCATTTGGTGAACCTGGATGGGTAAATCCTTCTGGCAAGAGGTCTTTGGCATCACGTTCCCACCAGATGATAGATCCATGTTCCTCAAAGAGTTGAGCCACATGCTCGATGGTTTCAGCTGTCATGATTGGTGTACCATCTTCAGCGTAGAAGATTGGAAGGGGAACTCCCCAAGCACGTTGACGAGAGATAACCCAGTCGCCACGGTCACGAATCATGTTGTAAAGACGAACTTTACCCCACTCTGAATGGAACTTCACTTTTTCAATCTCATCCAAGATTTCTTGGCGGAATTTTGATACAGAGGCAAACCACTGAGGAACCGCACGCCAGATGATTGGTTTCTTGGTACGCCAGTCAAATGGATAGGAGTGAGAGATTTCTTCTTGGGCAAGGAGAAGATTACCAAGTTTCTCGATAACGGTTGGTACAACCTTGTCGTAGAATTGACCCTCAAACTCAGGACCAGCATTCTTCATCATGATACCGCGTTCATTAACCGTTACTGCAACTTCAAGACCGTTTGCAACACCGACATTGTAGTCGTCCTCACCAAAACCAGGGGCTGTATGGACGATACCTGTACCAGAGTCAGTCGTAACGTGGTCACCAAGAATAACCAATTCATCTACAGCCGTATCCCATGGGTGAGCTGTCACGATGTGATTGAGTTCTTGACCACGATAAGTCGCTAAGACTTGGACATCAGTCCAACCAAACTTTTCAGACAAACTAGTCAACAATTCTGAAGCAACCACAAACTTACGAGCTTCACCAGCAGGTTGAACCACAAGGTAGTCAATATCCGCTCCAACTGTCAGACCACGAGAAGCTGTGATGGTAAATGGAGTAGTTGTCCAAACTACGATGTAAGTGTCTGTATCTAGGACACCTTTTCCGTCTTTGACGCGGTTAGCATAGTAAAGGGAAGTTGAAAGCAAGTCATGATATTCAATTTCTGCCTCTGCAAGAGCTGATTCAGATGACCATGACCAGTAAACTGGCTTGGCACCACGGTAGATATAGCCTTTGTTGGCCATTTCACCAAAGACACGGATTTGCGCTGCCTCATAGTCTGGAGTCAAGGTCACATAGGGGTTTTCCCAGTCACCAGAAACACCCAAACGTTTAAAGTCTTCGCGTTGTTTATCAACTTGAGAAAGAGCGTACTCACGGCAAAGTTTCAAGTACTCAACCAAGTCCATTTCTTTACGTTTCACGCCTTGTTTTGCCAAGACTTGCTCGATTGGCAGACCATGAGTATCCCAACCAGGAATATAAGGCGCATAAAAACCTGACATAGACTTAGAACGAACAATAATATCTTTAGAGATCTTGTTCATAGCGTGTCCAACGTGGATATTTCCGTTTGCATACGGAGGACCATCATGTAAGGTGAAATGCGGTTTTCCTTGGTTCAATTCTTGACGACGTTGGTAAAGTTTCGCTTCGTCCCACTCTTTTTGCCATAGTGGTTCTTTAGTAGGAAGTCCAGCACGCATTGGAAAGTCTGTTTTTCCAAGATTGAGGGTATCTTTAAGTTTCATATTATCTCCTTTAATTATATACTAAAATACAAAAACCACGACTCGCTAAAAAGGACGAAAATCGTGGTACCACCTTTGTTCGAAAAAAGACTAAGTCTCTTTTCCTCTTGTCCCGTAACGTGGGAAACGTCCAATCTTACTGATTTCAGACTGGATTACTTGAGAGGATAATCTCACCACTAGGGATTGCAGGACTCACACCGTCTCCTACTCGCTGGAAATATAGTTGGTCAGATCTTGTTCTCACATTTATTTCTTATAATATTGTAACGGATTCTTGTTGTGCTTCATGTCCAGTAGTTGAAGAAGCAGTTCCAGTTGCTGATGGCGATACTGAGAAATACTCTTTCACGATTTCTGAATCCTCATGTTGTGGCTCAACTGAATGAGACCGTATCTCTTCTACAAGCGTATCGATGTCTAGGCCATGATTTTCCACTTGATTGTTAACTTGCTGGGCTTCAAACTCAGCCAATTCTTTGTTGCCCGCCTCAATCCGTGCTTGTAACTCCGCCATTTCCTCAGGTGAAAATTGGCGAGTTACATCAATCGGCTCTTCTTCTGGTTGCGAAGGAACAGCTTCTCCCAAGACCTCACCTACAACTTCCTTGAAGGCTTCATCACTTGTTTGGAGATAAGTCGCAGTCGGACGAAGAATATCTTCCCAATCTGAAGATTCAACAATGGCCAACTGACTTTCAATCGTAGATTTGAGACGTTGATGAAATACACGACTCTTGTTCTTCAACTCTTCTGTCTCAACAGCTACTTTCTTAGCATTATCTGTGGCCTGACGTAGGATTTCATTAGCCTTGTATTTTGCCTCTTCAAGGAGGCGCTGGGCATCTTGCTCAGCCTGTTGAATAATATTGTTTGAGCGATCTTGAG
This window contains:
- the ileS gene encoding isoleucine--tRNA ligase encodes the protein MKLKDTLNLGKTDFPMRAGLPTKEPLWQKEWDEAKLYQRRQELNQGKPHFTLHDGPPYANGNIHVGHAMNKISKDIIVRSKSMSGFYAPYIPGWDTHGLPIEQVLAKQGVKRKEMDLVEYLKLCREYALSQVDKQREDFKRLGVSGDWENPYVTLTPDYEAAQIRVFGEMANKGYIYRGAKPVYWSWSSESALAEAEIEYHDLLSTSLYYANRVKDGKGVLDTDTYIVVWTTTPFTITASRGLTVGADIDYLVVQPAGEARKFVVASELLTSLSEKFGWTDVQVLATYRGQELNHIVTAHPWDTAVDELVILGDHVTTDSGTGIVHTAPGFGEDDYNVGVANGLEVAVTVNERGIMMKNAGPEFEGQFYDKVVPTVIEKLGNLLLAQEEISHSYPFDWRTKKPIIWRAVPQWFASVSKFRQEILDEIEKVKFHSEWGKVRLYNMIRDRGDWVISRQRAWGVPLPIFYAEDGTPIMTAETIEHVAQLFEEHGSIIWWERDAKDLLPEGFTHPGSPNGEFKKETDIMDVWFDSGSSWNGVVVNRPELTYPADLYLEGSDQYRGWFNSSLITSVANHGVAPYKQILSQGFALDGKGEKMSKSLGNTIAPSDVEKQFGAEILRLWVTSVDSSNDVRISMDILSQVSETYRKIRNTLRFLIANTSDFNPSQDAVAYEELRSVDKYMTIRFNQLVKTIRDAYADFEFLTIYKALVNFINVDLSAFYLDFAKDVVYIEGAKSLERRQMQTVFYDILVKITKLLTPILPHTAEEIWSYLEFEAEDFVQLSELPEAQTFANQEEILDTWSAFMDFRGQAQKALEEARNAKVIGKSLEAHLTVYPNEVVKTLLEAVNSNVAQLLIVSELTIAEGPAPKGAVSFEDVAFTVEHAAGQVCDRCRRIDPTTADRSYHAVICDHCASIVEENFADAVAEGFEAK
- a CDS encoding DivIVA domain-containing protein; its protein translation is MPITSLEIKDKTFSTKFRGFDPEEVDEFLDIVVRDYEDLVRNNHEMERHIRSLEERLSYFDEMKDSLSQSVLIAQDTAERVKQAAQDRSNNIIQQAEQDAQRLLEEAKYKANEILRQATDNAKKVAVETEELKNKSRVFHQRLKSTIESQLAIVESSDWEDILRPTATYLQTSDEAFKEVVGEVLGEAVPSQPEEEPIDVTRQFSPEEMAELQARIEAGNKELAEFEAQQVNNQVENHGLDIDTLVEEIRSHSVEPQHEDSEIVKEYFSVSPSATGTASSTTGHEAQQESVTIL